Below is a window of Strix uralensis isolate ZFMK-TIS-50842 chromosome 8, bStrUra1, whole genome shotgun sequence DNA.
AGGTCATCAGCCATTTTGCAGCAAAATTCCTTGGCTAAAGGAATGCCTCTGAAGGGACTTCTTGGACTCTTCTTGTGACAGGCTCAAGACCTATATTAAAACAGAGAATCTGTCTTTGCTCTTCCTAGTGAAAAGAGCTACAATGCAAATATGAACATCACAAATTCTAGCAAAActctgcaccccccccccctcaaactTCATAAGGAAACAGTGAATATTTCGCCTTTGTGCTGTCTACAGCAACTCTTACCTCATCTACCAGGAGGCATGTCTCATTATCAAGAAGCGAAGAATTGAACTTCCTTGCTGATAGGgatgtttagaaaataaaacaccatTATCCACAGCTGTACTTCTAGTAAGAGCAAACAGTCCATTTTCAGATATCAGCAGGTAGAAATCTCAGCAGAAGGATGAATGTTTGTTGTTATGATTCCTGATGACCTTTCTTGTTTTTATTCCACTCTGATAGTGAATGCCTACTGGCATGTTGGTGTTTTTAACCTCCTGAACTGATTTGGGGCTTGTTACAAAACACcattaatttatatttaactACCTAGGAATTTCCTCCTTTAGCTGCATTGGCCAGTGTCCCAATTCAGGCAGTACTTATGCCAGAATTTGTGACTGCTTTACGAACTACTTCATGGTGAGGCATGAAGGTCAGAGTGGCAGTTATCTGAATGACAAAGCCACGGATGAGCTGTTCAGTACGTTCTGCTGAACCATACTTTTTTTAATCAGATAATCGtttcaatatatttcaaaatgAGTACTTTGAATATGACAGGATACTGAAAGTTTGTATTTTATCCACCCTCCTCAAGAATCAAGAAACCCAGAATCCTGAGACCAGATCTTTGAGGAGACATATTGCAACTTCCATTGCTTGCTTCAGGTACCTACACTGTCTAACTGCACACCAATATGATAGTGCATGTGTTCTTATAAAATGTCTATTTTCTAGCTTGGGCAGAAACTTACACAGTTTTTCTTAATGCTATTAAGCCAATACATAAATCAGAAACTATACCTGATTTTGAAAGGGGACACGACAGTCATGTAGTGCTTTCAAGAaagctttatttgtttaatttacaTGAGCCTTCAAATGCTTAAGAATTGGTGACATCCTTTATTgtgcccttttttctttttatgatgtaCATCATCACCTTCCATATTACTGACCTAATTTTCTGCCTATATTTTCCAGACATGAGGTGCAACTAATTTCTAAAGCAAAATCAGCCTTGATCAGTCTTAACTGTTTCATGAAATGATATTGCGAATTGTCCGTCACTTATATGTGATTTAAAATCACAGTCTCTTCAGAAATCTGCTGTAAAACCAAGTCAACAACCTCCAAATAGACATgtaaattattcttaattttctaATAATGGGAATACTGAATAATGCCACTAAAAATACAAGAAGAATTAGTAATGCTAGTGTTCTTAAGGAGTGAGTCAGACTTTCAGGAgtcattttttcatttccatgtttCTGCTGTCTGCCTATTGCTAACTTCAGAACAGAGCAAGCCTCTGCCCAACTCACCTCTCCGTATTGTTTATTGGCCTCTTGAAGCTCatcatttgcattcattttttaatttttttttctcagtcataCAATATTTAGAATGGTGTGTATGCATCATAAATGTATAATATCACCTGATGTAAATCCCATCCACTCTAAATCTCCTTTCTTATCTTCATCTGAATACCTGCTTTTTCATTTGAATACCTCATTCATCTTGTATAGTCAGATCTTTGATAGAAGTTGCTCCATGGGTTGGCAGGGATAACACTAATTCCAGAGGAGAAGGAAGTCCTGAAGGACTGCTGATTTTGAAGAAGTGCAAGACAGTAACTCTAACCCTTCATGGCAATGAGTGCTGTAGGACTCTCTGTCAATGTCTGTGAGCTCAGAAGTCTTGTCTTGAACAATGATGGCCTGAACAATGTGACATTTAACTGAAGGATTTTCACTGACAGTTTTATTTGACTGAGGTGCCCCAAATCTGATCctattttattaatttccatATATAGTTATTTTGATTTACTACTTTTGTCTCTTAAAGACTATTATATCACTGATATTTCACTAAATGCGATTAGTTGGAAAGATGACATTTACTGTTGTcatgtacaaagaaaaaaagacttttcagtgttttgcagcAAGAACTGTGAATAATGTAAAAGTATATAGTAACTTGAAGGCTGCACAAGAAATTTAAGAGAAGATGACAAAAGAGGAAGAGATACTGTTTATATTTGCATTCTACCACCTTTGACATTGCTACTGAAATGTTTACAGGAATTAAAAATGCTGACCATCGGTCACTATGAAAAACTTAGTTACGCTTGTGTCATTGCCAGTTTTCACTCCTCCAACATCTTCTGAAGTCACCATCCTACTTAGCCATAAGACCACAAAGTCATCTAATTCTAGAGTAGCCATTATTTCAGTTATTCTTTAGCAGGAGCACACAAATGTGTTCAGGGCTGAGCTGCAGACATATCTGTCCTGTTTATGTTGATGCTTAACATGCCTGCTGCTTTGCTAACAGTACAAAACTGTGATGTAGCACTTTGTGTAGCTGTACAGGTTGTCTGAAAAGAGAGATGGAAGTTTATATATTTACTTTCCTAACACcatttcttgctctcttttcctcaccTCTGCAGCAATTGAAATGTCACTCTCCCTCCTTTTAGCAGACCACTGCTTTTCTCAGGATGCATTCTACAAGGGAGTTTTCCTTTCTTACTCTAACTACATTTTTATAAGCACACTGAAACATCTGTCTTGaggtttttctgttcttttctttggCTTGATCTACCTGATAATGGCATTTTAGCTTCTACCTCCCAGACTTCAGGGTTTTTAAGTACCAGCTTCATTGCTTCTTTTCAAACAGAATTGCCCCCCATTTCAGGGGGAATGGGTGAAGAAATCTGGCTAGGAAGGAAGGGCACAGTGCAAGCTGTTTGTAGTTTGAGATCTCCGTCTCCATTTATTTCTGGGCAGGGAAACATAAAATACTCTTTTCCTCTGAACTTTAATGGGCAGGAATATATTTTGAgaggtttttatattttattgttgtcTTAAAAAGAATTTCTGGGCATTTATAGGTCCCAGTCAGACCAAATTGACCATTTTTGCTCATTGTATGATAAGATGCCAAAATCTGAGTGTTTTGAGGAAGGTGGCCATTGCATGGTGCTTTTAACTGTTTATGTATGTGACTTGAGATACTATTTGAAAGAATGGATTTAGCTCGCCTGTATTACTTCACTGGTGGATTAGGGAGAGGCAAATTATATCCATAGTATTCATGATATGAAGGTAAGCAAAAGGTGTAACAGGTttgagtattttaatttttaaataattgccTTGTGGAGCTAGGAGTAGTACAACACAAGGCTGTGTCAATGGACACAAATGCAAGCTCTCCATCATTCTTGCCCATGACAAATTCTGTAATACTTTACAGTTTGATATTTTGACCTTGATtttatattttggtttatttctgtactaagagtttttaataaaaattcccATTCAGGCCTGCTTGGTAGTCCTGGACATTGATGGATGAAAGCACTTAGAAGTTATCTATAACTTCAAGTTGTAACAGCCTGAGTATGTGATGGGAAACGAAGAACCTTTGGATCTCGAGCCTTATCGGTAGTATCATTAACTCCTCCTCTGGCCGTGGTCTTGTCATGTTGCTCCGGTGGAGAAACGGGCCAAGGCGCACGGTTACCTCTGCACGGTCCGGGGGGTGCGAGGGGCGTGTGTCTGGTGATGCGCACAGCTGCCCCCGCGGGCAGCGCTCCTGGGGGCCACCCCGGCCCGAGCTCCCCGGTGCTGGCCGAGAGGGCGGTCGGGCAGGAGCCCACGGAAAGTGCAGGGGGAGGCTGCGGCTGCGGACGGCTGCGGTCTCCCGGTTGCCCCGTGAGTGCgactgctgtggctgcagcaccGTGGGGCAAGAGCTCATCCTGCCCGGCTGGGGTGGCCCTGTCGCCCGGCGCCGTGATGTGACACGGCAGCCTGGCCCTCCCCGCCGGAGACACCTCTGGGCACCCCGGCACAGCGGGGCCGGAGGCTCCGCGCTGGCGTGCGAGGGGCGAGCTCCCTGCGCCGCAACCTGctcccgcggcggggggcggcctgACCTCAGGGCCTTCACCTCCCGGGGACAACGCCGAGCGCCCGCGGGGCTGCCCCAGTTGCCCCGCAGCCCCCTCTAGAAGGGCCGGAGGGGGCAGGTGCCGCGTCCCCGGGCGCCCACGGACCCCCCCGCTGTGCAGCGCGGGGGGCAGCAGCGACCCTCGCGGCGCGACGGCACGGCCCTCCGGGGGGACGGCGACGGGCAGCCCGGCGGCCCCGGCGCTGGGGGTGGCCGGGCCCCGGGGtcgggggcggccggcggggagggagggtgggaggccgaggggggaggcggagggagggcgggaggcgggcggcgccggggggttggaggcgcggggggggggtgtgaggcgggccgggcggcggcggccagcGGGGCACCGCGCTGCGGGGCTGCGCCTCTCCCGGGCGCTGCAGAGCGAAGCGGAGGTgagcggcggcgggccggggccggggccgagggAGCGGTGCGCGCCGGCGGGGCTAGGCGGCAGAAGCGCTGCGGAGCCGCGGGTCGGGGCCGGTACCAGTGCCGGCCGGTGGCACTTGTGCCCGGCGCGGCGGGCTTGCCCCGTCCCGCCCCCGGCGGCAGCGACGGGCACTTAagggcgctgccggcggcggtCGGGAGCCCCGTGGGCTCGGGCGCGCTCCCCCGGGACTGCCCACGTGCTCGCGCGGCCGCGGGGTCCGCTCTGGGAGGGGAGGCGAAGGGGAGGCGGGCGCGGGCGTTCCGTGCGGGGAGTTTTCCGGCTCCGCTCCCCTTTTGCCGTCCTGAAGGATGGAGGTACCGGCTGGTCCCGGCGTAGCCGTGTCTGATGTAGCTCAGTGATTGAGAGGCTTCGGCGGCTCTTTGTAACATGCGTTATTAAAGCTGCTCGTCCTTCTGCACGGGAAGTTTTTGCCAGCAGGAGTGTCCTGAGAGTATAGACGGGAGATAAAGTGTAAAGAAACTTGTAGAATTGGCTTCTGAATAAGGGAGCGTCTGAAATTTAAGTTTGTGCTtcagagagggagctgggaagTTGGAGACTTCAGTGTTGGTTAGGTTAAGGCTTTAGAACATTGAATTGTGAGAGGAAAATTACTTGGAAGATGTTAGgacattgttttgaaaataaatgcttaaCAGTGAGAAGAAAAACGGAGTGTGATTATCATCTCAAAACATTCCAGTTAGAGTATTTCACTTTTGACTGTGGTTGGGCTGATAAATACTTTCATTCTAGGAGTATGTTGCAAAAGCATTTGTTTATATATGTAGTTTAACCACCAGCATGTTTTGTACGGTTTCTCTGATTATATGTACATAAGCGTTCTATATTTTATACATTATTTTGTATATCTTATATATGCAGAGACTATAAAGATACTGTACGCTATATCTGCATTGTATAATGCATGCAGATAATTGTTTTATCCTGTGACTGATGTGCTTAAAATATGACACCATATCATATCActcagaaaaaagggaaattagATTTGTACCACAGACTAATATTATGGAATTTCTGCTTCAAATGTCATTTGAACAGTGGTATGCCTTTTACAGTGTgtgtatatttgtttttaatattgcaGATGCCTTTTGATTGCAAGACTGCTGAAATGTTTTGAGGGCTGCCTCTCCTTTCCTAACCATGAACAGTTCAAAATCACCAGGGCTGGCTGGATTTGGAATCTTGAAAAACACAACTTGCCACACAGAGAAgaagatttcagttttcttttcgATAATCTTCATGACGGTGGGAATTTTGTCCAACAGTCTTGCAATAGCAATTCTCCTGAAGGCATATCAGAGGTTTAGACAGAAATCAAAAGCCTCCTTTTTGCTTCTTGCTAGTGGTTTGGTCGTCACAGATCTCTTCGGCCATCTCATCAATGGAGCCATTGCGGTGTTTGTGTATGCATCAGATAAAGACTGGATTCGATTTAACCAGTCCAACATTCTTTGCAGTGTTTTTGGCATCTGCATGGTTTTCTTTGGTTTGTGCCCGCTCTTCCTGGGCAGTGTGATGGCTGTTGAACGGTGCATTGGAGTCACTAAGCCAATATTTCACTCTACAAAAATGACTTCTAAACATGTGAAAATGATGTTGACTATGGTATGTCTGTTTGCTGTTCTTATAGCTTTGCTGCCTATTCTTAGGTTTAGAGCCTATCAAATTCAAGCATCGAGGACCTGGTGCTTCTATAAAACAGAACATGTTGAGGACTGGGAAGACAGATTTTATCTCttacttttttcttgccttggGTTACTGGCCCTTGCTATTTCATTCTTGTGCAATGCTGTCACAGGAATTACCCTCTTAAGAGTCAAATTTAAAAGTCAACAAAGACAAGGCAGATCTCATCATTTTGAAATGATCATTCAGCTCTTGGCTATAATGTGTGTTTCTTGCATTTGCTGGAGTCCATTCCTGGTAAGAGCCTAATGTGTTTGCCAATTTTTAATGCACATCACTGTATAAAAGTAATACTTTTTTATCTCCAGGTTTTAAGGTGCTTTTAGCTGTGATAACAGCTCCATTCACTCTTCTGTGTATTAATTTTACAGCATAGTACCCAGAATATATGTACCTGTGCATCTATAACAAAAATGGTAATTATTCTCCACTTCTAATCAGAAGCAAAATACACTGAGTAGGATAAATATGTAGGGACTGTGAGGACAGTATTTCCCGTGCTGTGAAGCAGACAGTGGTAGCAGAATGGGGGCTAGAATAAATCAGAGCAAATACTGAGCTTGTTCAAAAGTTCAGTGAAATTTTGGAGTGGCAAGTCTGCTTAGTTTGTACTGTGgttcatataattttttatttatggtATTCTGTTGTTATTATTACAGTTTACTGCTACTGTGTTATGGAAGATAACagttaagaacataaaaatcCTCTACTCCATTAGCAGGGTATTAAAGGTATTAAGGTTTTAGAGTCATGTTAAAAACCAGTGGTTGGCAGtgggttaaaataaaaatttggtttAGACCTAACCAAGCTGGGTTTGTAATCTGGACAGATACTAGCAAAACTGCTGCGTGCAGTTGGTGCGCTctctcagctgtcctggctgtaaCTTAGGTCTGCTTGCTGGTAACTGCTGTGACTCTTCCAAAGCGGTAAGTGTTGCTCATGTTAGCGTGTGCTCTGTCAGCGAGCAGGGTCAAAGGAAGCAGGATTATGATAGGGGAAGGATTTTGACAGCTCCTGTTGTATGATGGCATTATAAAGCTGATATTAACTGTGAAtctttttactgaagaaaattttatttttttactaggGTGAGAGAGGTTAAGTTGCAAATAATATGagatcttaatttctttcttagaaACAAGGTCCCATAGTTTTCCACTGATACGAATGAGGAGAAATTTTGGTTTGAGCTTACAAATATAGAAATTTAAATCTGAGATCTGAATCAGATCCAGCTATATCTAATCTACTCACTGCCTATGGTATAGTATGGAGTTACCTGAACTAGTTCAAAATTAGATACTGATATTAGCTGCAGCAGTTGGGTATATCTGGCAGGTAGCATTGAATTAATAGGCTTCAAGGAGAGAGTCTGGATACAAATCTCTGATTCACTGAAATGCACAAAATCTCTTTTACTTTTgttcaacacacacacacacacagagtttttcGAGGCTTGCTCTGCAGCATAGTTTAAATTCATGTTGGGTTTTGTCAGTGTCATGGCTGTAGTGTATAGGCTATAAACAAAGTTGTCAGAACAGCGTAGCACGCTTTTGTAGTGAACTTCCTTCCAGTTACTTCCAGACACCTCCTGAAATTTGTCTGGGGCAAGCCACAGAATGGTTTTCAAGAAAATCAACTGTGGctttacttttaatgaaaaaacagtatATTACCCTCTGgtgatgtttattttcagataaagTAACTGTCCTTAAAGGTTGGAattactgtgatttttaaaaagcccttgAGTGTCAAAAGAGCTATAGACTTTTTTAATTCAAGAGAGATACTTCGTTTATTCAACATGTGAAGGAACACTAAACTGCAACTACTGTGGTTGTTTTTTCAGTGTTCGTAATTTTGTTAtgcttttcaatttttattacttataaaaacataattaaaaaatcttgACAATCTTTAATGAAATCACAGCACTACTTTTGTTAAAGTATTTAACTTCATCTAAGTTGTAGTTGACAATGAATTGTTATTTCAGCAGCAAAATTTTTCAGAGCCTTTTCAGTTTGGTGTTTTCATCAGCTGGCGATGCAGACCACTGAATGGCTTCTTGCTTAATTTTGTACTTGGTAGTTTTTGGGACTCTATTGCAGAGGGAGGTGATCCACAAGCAATTCTGGTTCATTGGGTGGCAAATCTGTCAGTGGTCTCTGTGCGTTCTGGGCTCGTGACGCTTTGCTTCTGGATCTCTTTTGAAATGAGAACAGACAAACTATCACCAAAATTAGCCTGGCAGTATGGAAAATAGTTCTGCAATAGGGACAAATTTATGTTAGAAAcgagaagttaaaaaaaaaattagtgtaaGGTAGGATTTAGTTCTTGGAACAAAGCTTCAAGGAAGTGAACGATTAGTGTTTAAGCCAGAGAGTTTGATAGTCTGGGAAGGGCAATAGGATGGGATCCTTTTGGTAGGCATTACCTTTCTTAGCTATTAGGTTTGTAGAGTTTACATCAAAGTTAATTATCTGAGTTACTCAATCTTTGTTTTGATATTCTGTTCACTGAATACAGGCAGAATTATAAGTGCAGTGTTAATTTATCAAGCTTTATTGGACTGTGGTGGAGCATACAGATGCAGTGGAATAAAGCTTTGCCAGGAACGTACTGCTGAAGAGCTACAATAAAGAGATCCAGGGTTTATCAAGGCGTGTGATGTACGATGAATTGCTGATCCAAATCAACTTGTCCAATTTATCTGAAACCTCTCAGGGCTTTTAATTTGTGAAACAAATGGTTTACATTCTATAATATAATCAGCATATaccaaaataagtattttttgaaataaatatgagCAGGTGTTCATAGGTGAAATTATTTGGTAAAGTAGCTAAATACATGGTTATTTTGCAATCAtttgcttgtttaattttttcttgaaGTTAAATCTAGAAGTCAGTGTCAATCTTTGAATTGTGAATTTTACTCATGTTCTTTATCCCAAAGAGTAtacaaaacaaaatgttacttGAGAGTGAATAAACCAAAGCACTTAGAAACCAAACAAACCTTTGGAAGTGAAAGCAGAGGAAGACGATGCAGTTTATGCCACACGTAGTTTGCAGATACAAGAGTTTGGATTTATTTGGTGTGATTCTCCATCTGATGAGgggtttgctttgtttatttttcttctgtttttaatctAGTCTGGTGTTATGTCAGTTGTCATATGTACCAAAATCAAGTCTATCCAATACTGTAATCCAACTGCAGATTTACTTCACTATtagactccccccccccccccccccccccaagtggaGTAATATTTTCAGTCACTGTCCTGTGCTAAAATCACCTTTAGGTGACATTAGAAGCACAAGACCCTGAATCATCCTTTATGTTGTCTGGTGGGGAACTGACTTCTGCACCTGCTCAGTGGTAGTGAACTTGTTTTGTTGcctttatatatgtgtataaatgtatatatatataacatttaatattacatataataatatataatattataatCAATCACCACCTCTGTTTTAAGACTCCTGCAGATCTGGAGAGTTTTTCAGAAGCGGAGCCCATGGCGTGTCTCATGTGGAGCTTTGCCTGGGGCTGTTGGACAGGGACTTccttctgattatttcttttcctccttctgattatttcttttcctccttctgatttcttttcctccttctgatttcttttccttctgatttctttcCTGAAGCTCCATCTCATCTGTTCCTCAAAAGTGAGCAGCTTTTTCAAATTTTCTGTCACTGTGTGGGAATCTTTCCTTAATGAAGTACCAGAATGAGGAGTACTCCCTGCTTCTTCCCTTATAGGGGAACATTTATCTCCTTTTGAAGAGATGAGAGCAGGAGGGAATTCACAAAAAAAGCAACATGTGAAATTCACGAGTTTTTCGGTAATCTAAGTAGTCAATGATTTGCAGAGGCACATTTGTTGTGACAGTccaaataattttgctttgtgATGGGTCATTCCAGGAAAATATGTTCCAAAGATAGTAACATCAATTTCTCGGTGTAGTAAGTCACCTTTTTTCATGCTTGCTAAAGTCTTAGCCCTTTGCTAGGGATATGTGAATTTTGTTGGATAAATTTGGTGCCTAGGGGTTGGATTCCCAAAGCAAATAGTTGCGCTGGAGCATTTTGTGATAAGTATCTCTGATGAAATAGATTGTTATATAAAGCTGGTTTTTGGCTGTGACGATGTCTGGCCTCTCATGAAACAGCTTGTTTTTGGAGCTGTGTTCTTATGAGCAAATTCTGATCAGTACGTCAGATTCTATGGGGCTCAAGggataaacatattttaaattttgtttttggGAGTAGCAAAGTGAACTCCCTGTAATTATGGACAGGAGGAGTTTATTTCAGAATGAATTTATCTATGGGAACAAATTATGATATGGagaaatgtctgatttttttcatgtatggAACACAGTCTTATCCTGAGAAAAATACTTCTACATTCAAATTATTCTTGTTAAGATCTTTTTCCATGCAGTTATCTGATTACTTTCGTTCCAGTTTTACCTCCCCTCTACTGCAGAAAATAGCCACTCCTGGTGTTTTTTTGAAAGACCTCAGCTCTTTATTTCATATGATTAAATCAGCTCTTACTCAGTTGATTTTTACTGCCTAGATTAATTTCTAGCAGTCTCTTCTCATGTAATCTCTTCCCTTTCCAATTTGTTATGCTAATTGTGTCTCTCTGAATTTGCTCTGCCTTCTTCTTGTCCTCAGATTGTCTCATGCAACGAGGCTTGATGGTTGGTTTTTGTGCACTTAGGGCTACATTTAGCTTACAAATTGTTGAATCACTCTAGCCTAGAAGCTTCTGGAGCTGGTCTGAGTGGTCCTTTCAGTGAATATGCTGCCGGAAAAGATGAGAAGGGCAGTGGTGCATTAACAGGGAGGCTCTTGGTGGAATAACCCCATTCCATGCCACCCTGGTTGCTCCACCAGGTATTTCGGGTGCTGAGACAGACTTATGGTTGGTATGTGCTGAAGAAGGTCAGTAGGTTGCAGGTTTTACACTAACTAAATTCTAGGCCATGTAGTTGCATACAGTATAAGGTACTGCTTTGTACAAGGCAATCCTCTGTGCATCTCATTTTAGTGTTTTTGTATGTGTAGTCATGTATATGCATGCACAGTGACACTTTGCTGGGAGTTCATACCTGTGTTACCCTTGAAGCACCTCCCTCCATTCctgttttctgtattctttatTAAGCTGGCAGTTTAAATTTCTGTTATGCTACATTATGCTTACACGTGCAATGGGCATCATGTATATGAGCTCGTTGCTTTATTAATGCTGTTTCTATGCCTTCAAATATTTCTAGTTGTGTTGTCCCTACAACAAAATAGTTAAAAAATTGTCCCTTCTCTTGTGCTTGACTGGTGATTTTCATAATCAGAAAATGCAACTGAGGAAAAGCAGATACAAGACGTCCCAAGATGCAGGTCCGTGCTTTGCCAGCGAGGCCCTTGTCACCATGCACAGTACAGCCACCCCAGATCTCATGGGTGGCTGCTCTGCACAAGTGAATTCTCTTACACTATCAAAACACGTTAGTCAAAGCTGCAGCCTCTGTGAGCTCGTTGTGCCTGCACAGGCACTGTCAACAAGGAAAGTGatcttttctgttgaaaaagaataaattaggCTTTCAATTTCCAGTCATCTGTTTCTGAAGACTGAGGGAGATACTCTTAAACATGTTTAGTGAACCTTGCAGCTTTGAATGCTGCTGTAAAAGTTACTTTCACAGGGAAAAATGCACTTTGTCTGTCATTTTCAAGATTCAGATTTTAAAGGACATAATCAATGATAATGACTATGTTTGTGCTGGCTTTTGTCATTGAATTCTTGTCATGTTTTGCTAGAACAGTTGTCTGTTGACACCATACAAAAATGGACTGTGTTGTCAGAGTACAGAAGATGTAGTTTGAGTTGGGTCAGGGCTACGCTCACACCCTGCCTGTGGCAGACTGAGTGGTACAGGAGAGGTGACCTGCTGCAGGACGCCCATGCAAGTACCTGTTAGATGTTGTCACTGCATCTCTTGAGTCAGGTGCAAACCCATCTCAGGAGCCCATTTCTGCCACAATGCTTTTAATAAATGAACCAGTTTcatagggaaaggaaaaaagctttttgctAGCAGGCCTTCTAGATACATCTCTTTATCTCTAGTCTGAAGCATCAATACAGTAATGGTTATTGTCGACTGCAGGTTGTTACTTCTCTTCCAGTCCTTGCTGTGTCAGAAGAGGTCAGATCAGGAGCGGCTGTTTGACTGAATAAAATGCTCCCCGAGTTCctctggaaactgaaaaaaaaatctcatatgaGTTTGCTTGTCTTTCAAGCTACACTAGAAAAAGGGCTCTCACTCTTCCTCATATCATGACCTTTTAATTGCTTGCCGAGTTTCTCAATACATCTCTTAACACTGCAAATTCAATTACTATTCTTGCTTAAGTTCCTCTGAATGAGCTTCTGATACTCAAGGTTAAATTGCTGAAATGTTACTGTAATTCCTAAAATTATGGCCCAAAAGATATTTTAGAATAAATAGCTGATTTTAGGGGTTAGGAGGAAAGAGAACACTCATTC
It encodes the following:
- the PTGFR gene encoding prostaglandin F2-alpha receptor isoform X3: MNSSKSPGLAGFGILKNTTCHTEKKISVFFSIIFMTVGILSNSLAIAILLKAYQRFRQKSKASFLLLASGLVVTDLFGHLINGAIAVFVYASDKDWIRFNQSNILCSVFGICMVFFGLCPLFLGSVMAVERCIGVTKPIFHSTKMTSKHVKMMLTMVTMARIGINESRSRETCETILFALRMATWNQILDPWVYILLRKAVLKNLYKITRGCCGMHIINLHMWELSSIKNSLKVAAISESPVSSKQINLQPLSSVGQ
- the PTGFR gene encoding prostaglandin F2-alpha receptor isoform X1, whose protein sequence is MNSSKSPGLAGFGILKNTTCHTEKKISVFFSIIFMTVGILSNSLAIAILLKAYQRFRQKSKASFLLLASGLVVTDLFGHLINGAIAVFVYASDKDWIRFNQSNILCSVFGICMVFFGLCPLFLGSVMAVERCIGVTKPIFHSTKMTSKHVKMMLTMVCLFAVLIALLPILRFRAYQIQASRTWCFYKTEHVEDWEDRFYLLLFSCLGLLALAISFLCNAVTGITLLRVKFKSQQRQGRSHHFEMIIQLLAIMCVSCICWSPFLVTMARIGINESRSRETCETILFALRMATWNQILDPWVYILLRKAVLKNLYKITRGCCGMHIINLHMWELSSIKNSLKVAAISESPVSSKQINLQPLSSVGQ
- the PTGFR gene encoding prostaglandin F2-alpha receptor isoform X2; amino-acid sequence: MNSSKSPGLAGFGILKNTTCHTEKKISVFFSIIFMTVGILSNSLAIAILLKAYQRFRQKSKASFLLLASGLVVTDLFGHLINGAIAVFVYASDKDWIRFNQSNILCSVFGICMVFFGLCPLFLGSVMAVERCIGVTKPIFHSTKMTSKHVKMMLTMVCLFAVLIALLPILRFRAYQIQASRTWCFYKTEHVEDWEDRFYLLLFSCLGLLALAISFLCNAVTGITLLRVKFKSQQRQGRSHHFEMIIQLLAIMCVSCICWSPFLVTMARIGINESRSRETCETILFALRMATWNQILDPWVYILLRKAVLKNLYKITRGCCGMHIINLHMWELSSIKNSLKVAAISESPSQS